A portion of the Carcharodon carcharias isolate sCarCar2 chromosome 18, sCarCar2.pri, whole genome shotgun sequence genome contains these proteins:
- the LOC121290650 gene encoding ATPase MORC2A-like, with protein MEHLQTLQKDQVNTFNFKVEVLQRDLAKEITKPVPVNVYSRDPTSSSNNYKIQALVKNEPVKDGDSVRSTCNNREVKENEIVSPGGERCQIKNMQDYTVGGSLSAPCSIADHMDVKTPGISNETVKGIVTCFRNLLSHFIPPNYHISKEKVNCMAPEELVIFPMHHYFFHYEKSLRERFQASSENVMSRAQEVEQKIHQAETKLKETKEKLKIYQNVIVQLLNKGHTPNTLQSEDN; from the exons ATGGAACATCTGCAAACCCTTCAGAAGGACCAAGTCAACACTTTCAACTTTAAAGTTGAAGTTCTGCAGAGAGACTTAGCAAAGGAGATAACAAAGCCA GTTCCAGTTAATGTTTACAGTAGAGATCCTACATCATCAAGCA ACAACTACAAGATACAAGCATTGGTAAAGAATGAACCTGTGAAGGATGGAGATTCTGTTAGGTCTACATGTAACAACAGGGAAGTAAAAGAAAATGAAATAGTTTCTCCTGGTGGTGAAAG ATGTCAGATTAAAAATATGCAGGACTACACCGTTGGTGGTTCACTCTCTGCTCCTTGCAGCATTGCGGACCATATGGATGTTAAAACACCTGGTATCAGTAATGAAACAGTAAAAGGAATAGTAACCTGTTTTCG AAATCTCCTGAGTCATTTTATACCACCAAACTACCATATTTCAAAGGAGAAAGTTAATTGCATGGCACCGGAAGAACTTGTTATTTTTCCCATG CATCATTATTTTTTCCATTATGAGAAAAGTTTAAGAGAACGATTTCAAGCTTCATCTGAAAATGTGATGTCAAGAGCTCAGGAAGTGGAGCAGAAAATACATCAGGCCGAGACAAAGTTGAAAGAAACTAAAGAGAAATTGAAAATCTATCAAAACGTCATTGTACAATTATTGAACAAAGGTCATACT CCAAATACACTGCAATCAGAAGATAACTGA